In the Candidatus Poribacteria bacterium genome, AAAAGCGTCCTGAGTTACCCCCAGCCTCTTGTACGGCGGAACTTTGGAATGCCGCTCTGGATGATTTTCAGTGATAAGTGTCTCATAGAGATCGAATATAACAGCACGATTCATTAGATTTTTGGCCTCCTATATCAATTCCCTAAATTTCCAATTTTCTGCTCTATTCAGGCAATTTTTCCATCTGGAAGTATATGGAATCCTCATCAACGATTGTGAATCCCAACCGCTGATAGAGGGATATACCACGGGTATTGACCTTTAGGACTTGAAGCACCACAGATCTCTGCTCAAGGTTGGCATTATCAATAATACGGGTCATGCACGCGGAACCGAGGCCTCTCCCCTGATATTCAGGAAGAATAAAGATCTGATTGACCTCGAGCGTGCCGGAAGTAGAAGATGTTATGAAGAAACCGACATCGGTTCCGCGAAACTGGATAATGTGAAAATCGTGCGAAGCGAATTCTCTATTGTGTCGTTCCCGTTGATAACCATCGTCCCAACCCCATACCTGTTCTACATATTCTCGGTATGCTGCCTCCTTTACAGCAAAAACGAATTCGCCGTCGCTTGCGCGTGCCTTGCGAATACTCAACCCCTCCACAGTAAACCTCCACCTTCCCTACATCTCTTTCTTCGCAACAACGGCAAAACTCACGTTGTAAGCCATTTCGTGCGTCCAACTTCCGGGTGTAGCGTCAATATCTGGCTGTGTCCAAGAACGTTCCTCAACTCGCTCAATCTGAAAACCGTTGTCCAAGAGTCCGTTGAATATATCGCTCAAGTAGTGCCGGAAATCGAAGGCACCGTCTGGGTACCTCGAAACACGCTCAGCATACGGCTCAGTGACGCGATAATATTCACCGTCCCATTCCCAAAAATGATTGGCGGGATTACCAAAATCCACGCGATACCGTCCGCCGGGTCGGATGATCCTTGAGACACCTCTATAGATTTCATGAACGGATGGCACCCAACTCATAGCAGGCCCTTGATAGATGAGATCATACGCAGCACCTTCGATTTCGGACAGATCGCGAATATTGGCACAAATTGTCTCGACTGAATAGCCGTAATGTGCTGCAGCAGTAATATCTCCGTCAAGCTGACCCTGTGTAAAATCAATCACAGTTACACGGGCACCAAGCAGACCGAATACCGCTGACTGCTGTCCTCCACCTGCCGCGAGACACAACACATCTTTGTTGACAACATCTCTGAGTAGATACGCAGGGTAAATTTGGTAGAGATGATACGGCACCGGATCAAGGCGATCCTCAGCATATTTCAGAATATCGTCTCTATCCAGGTCGAGCCACGGCACGGTAAAGCCGTTCTTTCTTAATACTTCGGCTTCCCAATGTGCTCGATTGGCAATAGTGATTTCATCATTCATTTCGATTTATACCATCACACTTTCTATCCACGCCTCGTCAATTTCGAGACCGAAACCGGGGGCATCCGACGGCACAACATAACCGTCTTTGATGACCGAGGTGCCGGGTAACTTGACCATCTCTTCGAGAGGTACACCGGGAGCAGAGACACCTTCAGAGCGTTCCCCCCACGTGATAGCAGGCATCGCAAATGCAAGATGTTGACCGTAGGGATAATTCATGCCGCCGTGTGTAATTACGTTAATCCCATTCGCCTCTGCGATGTGACAAATTTTTGCCGCCGATGTAATACCGCCACACCATAAAACATCAGGCTGGAAGATGTCAACCAATCGTCGTCCTGCAGCCGCCGCAAAGACAGTTGGTAGATACCAATGTTCTCCCGTCGCCAGCGTTTGCCAAGGGATGCGTTGACGCACCGTTTCATAGCCAACAAAATCGTCGGCGGGAATGTAATCTTCCATCCACTTCAACCCGTAAGGCTTCATGGTTTCACAGACGCGCACGGTATGCTCTAAGTCAAATCCGGTCCAGGCATCTAACATTAAATCAACCTTATCGCCAATCGCTTCCCGTGTCGTTGCCACCAATTCTTCAAGCTTGCCTAAGCCCTCTTTTCCTTGCTCTGGCCCCCACGGTGTGAAGAGTTTTGTGGCTTTGAATCCGAGTTCCATGTACCATTCCTGATCGAAACCGGAGGCGTAGCAGAAAATCTTTTCTTTTTGGGGACCACCGAGCAGTTCGTAAACCGGTCGCCCCAAAATTTTACCTTTGAGGTCCCACAAAGCACAATCAACGGCACTGATGGCATAACTCGTCAAGCCGGTCGCGCCAAAGGCGGCTGACAATCGCACCATCATATCCCACAATTTCTCGGTTGCCATGCAATTTTCGCCAACAAGAAACGGGGCAAAGTGATCTGAGATGATTCGGGTTACGGGACCCCCGTAAAGCGAGATACCGAAGCCCCAAGTCCCATCTTCTGCCGTTATAATGCATGCTGGACGTTTCCATTCCGAATAGGAAACATGCCCCTCTTTTCTGTTGAATGACGGATAACGCGTAATGGGCCGATTCAATTGATATGTTCTGGATCGACTCGGTGTGCGCGGCGTTGTTGTCGGTTTTGGGTTTAGTTCGATTTCTACAACGCGAATCTCTTTTATCTTCATAGAAGTCCCTTTTTGTAACCGATGTGATGTTTATGGTGAATTACTAAAATAAATAGACCTTTTAATGCGCAATAGACACTAAATTCCTGGGCTATCGTCCCAATATAGCGAGTTCATCACGAAAACGTTTATCACTGGCAGCGAGCAAACCGTCAATAACTTCCTCCGTGCTTCCACACTCCGCAACAAGGGTTTCCATCTGCTCTACTGCGAAAGTTTGCACATGGCTGAAACAATTTTTAGTAGACTTGTCAAGATGATTCCCAATGTTTAAACTCAACACTAATAAGAGTGCTCTCTCCAATTTTTCAATGCGCTCGTCACGTGCTTTTAGTTCTTCTAATATATCCATTTGGTCTTCTTGCTCCAGTCCTTTTATCCCCCTGTCATACGGTGGGAGGGTGGCAGAAGACAATGTAGGGTTTCATGGTGGTACCACCCAAAACTGGGTTTATAGAGTATATCACGAGCGGGGAAAAGATACAATATTTTCTCATAGATTTTGATGCGGAGGGGAACCACCAAAACCTGCTAAGTATGCCTACTGCTATGTCAACTTTATTTTCAGTGTAGGTTCGCGGCGTGTGATTAACTGTAGTGCCCCCTGTCAGGTTGCGCATCCTTATGCCCAGGAAACCAACCGCATAATGCTACAAGGTCCGTTTACCACAATTTGAACTTAACAGAACACGGGGCTAATCAGGTCAATAGGATTGATTCATCAAGTTCTTTATCCATTGGTAGGCGCGCCAAATTTGAAAAATGAGAAGTCCAAATTCGATCTTCTCTGTAATCGCATCATCATCTGTCTGATAGTACTTCAGAACCACATCAATAACTCTTTTGGCAACAATACCATCAGGCGGTAAATCCGAGTACATCTCTATAGCGAATTCAGATAGATCTATCGCTGGATCATGCAGCACGGTATCAGCCCAATCAATAATCGCGAGTTGTTCAAGATTTTCCTGTAGAAAAAACAGGTGGTTTATTTGCAGATCTGTGTGAACGACAGCCCATCTCTGGTTTAAACGCTCCTGTAGGTTTTCCAGCTTTTCACTCCATCGGCTTGTATAGATTTCCGTGGTATTTTCCGCAATAAACGCGAGTTGTTGTCTTGTGTCACGAATTGCCACTGCAAAAGGATCGGCAGCGCGTGGGATGTGGTCTAAAACCTCATCTGGAAATTTGTGCCTGTGCAGAAAAGTGAGAGAGGTACCGAGAGATTTGCCAAAGGCTTCTAACTCCTTGGGGGTAAATCCCTCAAGTGCTTCTATCGGTAGTGAAGTACCATCAATCCTTGAGAACATTGCGTAGAATCCCTTGTCGTGTACCATGATTGGTTTTGCTACAGTGAAAGGCATCGATAATGCGTGCAGGTATTCTGTGAGTTTAACTTCTTTTAGAAGCCTGGCTCGGTAGGCGTTGCGCGCAACCTTGAGGATAGCATCGTCGCGGTAGTAGAAGGTAAAGTTATCACCACCGCGGTGGCGTTTGGATACAGGTTTTAACTCTTCAATAGATATATCTGTAGCGAATTTTTTAAGAAAATCACACACATTTTCTGCTGTAATCTCAGTTGTTTGATTCATTACGGCGGCACTCCCGGTAAGTGACAGATTTCCTCAAAAAATTCAGGAATTGTCAACAAGCCAGCAGTCCATAGAAACGCCCTATCCCGTTCTGTGAGTTCGTTTAGACATATCCACGCAATGTCCACAAGAATCTGATTCCCTTTTAGTTCAGGATCGTTTCCCAAGGACACTTCCTGCGCACCTATTTCCATCAAGTAGGTATAATACAAGTCATCAGGAGCAAAGGTAACGACAGATGTCGGACGGATTATAGTGCCTTCAACACGACACTCCTCCCAAAGTTCTCTCAGCGCAGCTTGTTCCGGTGTTTCACCCGCTTCAATACGACCACCGGGAAGACACCACCACTCTTCTCCTTCGTGCCGGTGCTTGACCATTAGAATTCTTTTCTGCCTATGAACAAGGCACTGCGCACGTGACATTCACAACCCCTTAATCAGATCAAAATTTCAGAACTTGACTATACATGACTGCATTGCTATCTGCCCAGAAATCTTTCAGAAGAGTTTCTAAACGAAATCCTCGTGATTCATAAAATCTTCGACCTTCTTCGTTCTTTTCCTCACAGAAAAGATATACCTTCCATAAAGGATGGTTAATTTTCACAAAATATTGACGCATATCTTCAAGTGCAGCCTCTAATAACCGAGTCCCCCAACCTTTTCGTTTATTCTCTTCCTCAAAGATACCGAATTCAGTAATCTCAATATTATATCCTGATGCGACACGCCAAACGAGTTCACCAAGGGTTGTCCCATCTTCT is a window encoding:
- a CDS encoding aminoglycoside phosphotransferase family protein; the protein is MNQTTEITAENVCDFLKKFATDISIEELKPVSKRHRGGDNFTFYYRDDAILKVARNAYRARLLKEVKLTEYLHALSMPFTVAKPIMVHDKGFYAMFSRIDGTSLPIEALEGFTPKELEAFGKSLGTSLTFLHRHKFPDEVLDHIPRAADPFAVAIRDTRQQLAFIAENTTEIYTSRWSEKLENLQERLNQRWAVVHTDLQINHLFFLQENLEQLAIIDWADTVLHDPAIDLSEFAIEMYSDLPPDGIVAKRVIDVVLKYYQTDDDAITEKIEFGLLIFQIWRAYQWIKNLMNQSY
- a CDS encoding NUDIX hydrolase — encoded protein: MSRAQCLVHRQKRILMVKHRHEGEEWWCLPGGRIEAGETPEQAALRELWEECRVEGTIIRPTSVVTFAPDDLYYTYLMEIGAQEVSLGNDPELKGNQILVDIAWICLNELTERDRAFLWTAGLLTIPEFFEEICHLPGVPP
- a CDS encoding GNAT family N-acetyltransferase; translated protein: MYIDIVQAQNHMPDHYSGYLQGYRAVRLLEEDGTTLGELVWRVASGYNIEITEFGIFEEENKRKGWGTRLLEAALEDMRQYFVKINHPLWKVYLFCEEKNEEGRRFYESRGFRLETLLKDFWADSNAVMYSQVLKF
- a CDS encoding N-acetyltransferase; the protein is MEGLSIRKARASDGEFVFAVKEAAYREYVEQVWGWDDGYQRERHNREFASHDFHIIQFRGTDVGFFITSSTSGTLEVNQIFILPEYQGRGLGSACMTRIIDNANLEQRSVVLQVLKVNTRGISLYQRLGFTIVDEDSIYFQMEKLPE
- a CDS encoding class I SAM-dependent methyltransferase, encoding MNDEITIANRAHWEAEVLRKNGFTVPWLDLDRDDILKYAEDRLDPVPYHLYQIYPAYLLRDVVNKDVLCLAAGGGQQSAVFGLLGARVTVIDFTQGQLDGDITAAAHYGYSVETICANIRDLSEIEGAAYDLIYQGPAMSWVPSVHEIYRGVSRIIRPGGRYRVDFGNPANHFWEWDGEYYRVTEPYAERVSRYPDGAFDFRHYLSDIFNGLLDNGFQIERVEERSWTQPDIDATPGSWTHEMAYNVSFAVVAKKEM